In the genome of Paenibacillus pabuli, the window CGTATATAAATAAATGCCCAGGAAGATCGCTTCAAAAAAGAACGCGAATACTTCCATAAATAACGGAAGTGCAATGACATTCCCTGCCAGTTTCATAAAATTCGGCCACACCAGGGCCAGCTGCAGTGAAATCGCTGTACCGGTCACTACACCAACCGCCACAGAAATGACAAAACCTCGTGACCACCTCTTCGCCATCAGTGTGTAATGGGGGTCCTTCTTGCGAATCCCCATGAACTCTGCAATAGCGATCATTAGGGGTACACCAACGCCAAGCGTTGCAAAAATAGCGTGGAATCCCAGCGTCATGCCTGTCACCAGCTTGCTCCACATTACCGTATCGATTGCCATTCTTTACTGTCTCTCCTTTCAAACTCTGTTCGATTTTGTAATGACTTAAATCTTTTCATTATTAGTTCAGTCAGCTCTCGGACTATGTTCAATATCAGGTTTAGAGAAGCCCCGCCGGATAAGTCTAAAATGTGTCTATAAAACGTCTCTCCATCGTTGTATGTACAAAGAGAATTTTTTCACAAAGTAAGAGACGAAGGAAGCTTTACCACTCCATCATGTGTATTACTACACATAGTTACTGGACTGAGCATGGGTTGGTGAGCTATGTTTTACCTGATACTGAAAGGCCAAAGTACTTAACGGGACCTAATAGTTAAAATTATTATATCTTTGTGAATTAGCAATTCAATCGCTGACACGTCTTCGTCCCTAAATGTTCAAGAAAGGATCAACTCTTTCTGACAACTCGGTGAAAAGCATAAAAAGTACCCAAAGGAGCTATTGATTCTATGGACACAACCGTGGTATTACGATTTTCAATTCCAATATGTATACAAGTTGTTCGAGAAAACCATTCGCGGTTGCTTGAATTCTTAGTAGCAACTTACAAATAAAACAAAAGAAGTCGCTCGTATAGCGACTTCTCGACTTCTTTTGTTCATAAAGTCTTGCAATGCTTCAATTCTTTTGCTGTACAGTTCCCTCCAGCCATTGCTGCAAGGGAATATCCTTGGTCAACTCACCGAGCAGAATGTGACTGAATATGCCTTTTTGATCGATAATCATGGTCGCAGGCAGCCCGGTGATGCGATACAGGCCGGAGACCTTTCCGGTCACATCAATGATAACAGGAAACTCGAACTGCTGTTTCTCCATAAATTCATGAATGGTGCCCTTCGCTTCCCCCACATTGACAAACAGGGTCTCTACGTCATTTTGATATGTCTGAGCGATCTGATTAATCATTGGCATTTCCCTCACACAGGGGGTGCACCATGAAGCCCAGAAGTTTATCATGACAACTTTGCCCTGATAATCGGAGAGCTTGACCTGTTGTCCGGCTGAATTAACCGCAGTGAATTCGGGAGCGATTGCACCAGCTTCAATGGCACCGTTTTTTTGGGGCTTGGAGGATGAAGTCCCCTGATAAATGGTCCACGCAGCGACCAGCACAGCAGCCATTCCAATCAGGATTGTGATTAAACGTCTCATTTTCGGATTCTTTTCACCCATTCGATTCACCTTCATTTCAACCCGAGACTATGATGAAAAGCAGCATGAAGCGACCCGAATTGTTGACGAAACTCCTCAGTAGAGTCATCTCCCACATTACGTCCTTTGTTCATAAAAACAATATGATCGGCAACATCATCTGCAATCTCTAGCTGGTGGGTGGAGAATACGACCATGTGTCCCTCCTCCTTGATCTGTTTTATCAGGTTTGCAAATTCCTGCATCCAGAAGGGGTCCAGTCCATTCGTCGGCTCATCCATGATCAGCAGCGGAGGCTTGGCCAACAGAGCCTGGGCAAATAAAACACGCTGCCGCATGCCTTTGGAAAAGGTCGTGACCCGTTTGTTTTTTTGATCCACCAGGCCTACCAGGGTTAGCACTTCCGCTACTCGTGCTTTGGGAACTTTTCTTAGTGCCGCCCAGAATTGGAGCACTTCCTCTGCTGTCAGACCCTGATTAAAATGATAATCATCCGGCATATATCCGATCTGTTCCGAATACCGCTTTCGTTCTTTGGACCAGCGCATTTTGTTTACAATAATTTCACCCGATGTAGGTTGAAGAATACCTGCCATCATACGCAGCACAGTGCTCTTTCCAGCCCCATTTCCACCGCATAAGGCAAGCACATGGCCAGAAGAAACATGAAAGGATATATCTTCAACAATCTGTTGTTTTTTTATGGATTTGCACAGTCCAACAATCTCTGCTTCCACGTTATCCATGAGAACGCCCCCTCTCCCAGATCCCGTAGACTGCCACGATGGAACATGCAATCCACAGCAGGCATATCCCCATAAAGATCAAGCTCCCGCTGGATGGCTGCACCCAATCTACCCACTGATAATATTCAGGACCCAGTATGGAGCCCCCGCCAAGTTTGATCACAACAAACAAACGTACCAGCTCAGCCGGATTGATGAAAGTTAGAAAGGTGAGTAAGGGTTTTACCCACTGATACGGCATGAGTCCCAGTACGGAGATTAGAAGCGTCGGCCAGCCGATCACAGCGAAAAACCAAACGGATACGGATATCGTTAATGCTTGCCACCGATTTTTGGATAACGAACCGATGAACAATGCAATCGTCAGAAATAGCAGCACCAGTCCGCAGGAGAATACCAGAAACAAAAGGTACGTCATCATATCTAAAGGGCTGCCCATCCATCCGCTAAGAAGTCCCATCAGACCATATCCAAATGTAACTATAGTCATTAATACAACCGACAGCCCCAGATATTTTCCTACGATAAAAGACATCGTGCCGATGGGGTATGTAGATAACAATTGCCAGCTGCCCTCTTCTTTTTCAGAAGTCAAAGAAAAGGACCCTAGGAAGAGAGTCATCAGCGGCAAAAGATAAAGAATAAGATTTAACATGGAACCTGTCGTGCCAGAATATCCTGCTACAAAATTCTGAGAGTTAATGATCAGCAAACTCAGGCTAAATACGCAGAAAAGAATCAAAAATGAATAGGCCCAGGGATTGCGAAATCCCATTTTCATTTCTCGTCGAACGACTTGCAACATATCTCCCATCATGGATCACCATCTTCATTGGCCATTACTTATGCCCTGAATCTTCCGTTGATTCGCTTTCCTCATGTGTTCCTTCATGCATGCCTTCACCCATTCCCTCTTCGGAGTGCCCATGCTCACCCATCATATCCATCATCTCGGTGTTTTGTTTCCAGTCGTGGGTGGCGAGGTCTTCAGCGGTCATGATCGTTCCCACACCCTGCTCGGCAACAAAAGCTTCGGCAGATTGTTTGTCCTTAAAATTGAGGATGCCATACGCCATGGGTGTACGAAGTGAAGCATCATATACATAAGTGGCTTTGCTGTACTCAATCCATTCCTTGTCATTATAGTCACGAACAAAATCCATCCCGATGTTATCTGTTCCGTTCTCTTCTTTCCACTGGTGCATACAACCAATGTCATCAAATTTATAATTTTTACCGTCTTTCGTCGTAAGCTGCGTGGCATAGGCATCATCTTTTACCTGCATTTTGCATATGGCACAGATATCCACGTCTTCATTAATAGGTAATGCCTCGTAATTTTTGCCGCAAGCGGTTAATAACAGCACCCCAAAGAGAAGCACCATGACTGTTCTCAAATGTGTTTTCATTTTCGTAATACCCCCGTATAGATCATAATAAAAGTGGCCATGCCCAGCAGGATACATCCGATGATCCAAACCTCAGTTGTCTCTTTCACCGATTGTGCACCTGTTTCCGCCGTCAGTGATTCCGCTTTCATGCTCATTAACGGCGATCTGTCGGTTGTCCACTCTTCCTTGCCTTCCGTAAACAAATTGCTCATGAAGAGCATGCCTGGAGATTGAAAGAAAAGCTGATAAGCCGAATTCCGATTGACCACTTGCTCATAAAAAGGATTAATCTCATAGGAGAGTTCACTGATTCCATCATCGTTCAGGTCAAGACCCTGAAAGGAATCCCAGTAGTTCTCCTTCATCTCATTGTTTTGGCTGTCCATCGCCGAAGCTTCAATCACATTCGAAACAAATTGGTTTCTGGTAAACTGGTTGTCCTCTGCCAGAACGAGCTGGATACCAATAAAATTGCGAAGCACCGCATTGCCGCGAATTTCATTTCCCGAGGATTCGGCAATGTTCATGCCAACCCGATTACCTTCCACCACATTGTTTTGAATCCTGGACAGCTGTACGTCATACAACAAAATCCCTTGTGAGTGCACATTTTCGCTCTGTTTACGAAAGGAATTTCCGGATACAACCGTATTTTTGACGCCCATGACCATGGCCCCGGTACTGTTGTTCTCCCCCACATTGTCCACGACAGAAGAACCATCGATATACATGCAATGAATGCCGTACCTGTTATGCAGCAGCGTGTTACCCTTAACCGTAAGATTGCGACTGTTCTCCAGATAGATGCCGTCCCGCATGCCGGTCATTTGGTTGTCTTCGATCTGGGTACGATGGGAATTGTACAGATCAATGCCATTCCCCTTCTGACCACTGGAAGCAGACTTCGGTCCAGCCCATGAAATGGTATTGCTATGTATGAGCCCATCGACAGAACCCCGCAGCACAATTCCGAAACTTTGACTCTGAATATCTAGGCCCGTAATCTCAACATGATCTCCTTCAACCTGAATCGCTGCAGTGGGTTCGTTCGTTAAATGTTGAACCGTGAAACCCTGCAATGTCACTCCATCTGAACGAATGGTGATCGTGGATTCAGCATCCGTATTTAATACCGTTACGGATGAGTCCCCTCGAATGGATATACTCTTGTCTATACTTACGGGACCAGCATACATACCAGGCTCCAGCACGAGCACTTCTCCAGATTCAGAACCATCAATGAATGGCTGGAGTGGGATAGCATCTTTGATTTCAGGAGCAGCCTTTGCAGTGTCAAGCGGGTAAGATAGCGGGATCGCCAGTATCCCTATAAGCAGCAACATACCCAGGACAATCCGTCCGTTTAACATCATAACCTCCTTCATGAACATACTGCTCATAGTGTACATAAAAACAAATTTTTACCATATAGCTCAAATTGGCTATAGAGCTGGACGTTTTGTGTCCAATTTGTGAGGTCAATGTAGTTAAAAGCAAAACGAATGACATCCCACTACACACAAGAACCCCAGGAATATAGTAAAAAAGCTTATTACAGACGATTGTGGTCTGTAATAAGCCCTTGTTCCAGTGCATAACGTGTCAGTTGAACGCGATTTTGAACCTGCAGTTTCTGCAAAATATTTTTCAAATGATTTTTGACGGTATACTCTGAGATCGTATAATTCGCAGCGATTTCTTTGTTGGTCCACCCTGCAGCCACACCATAGAGAATATCCTTTTCTCTTGTGGTTAATGGGACATCAGGCTCTTTTTTCTCCGTTAGTGAGACGTCCTTCAGAATTTGGTACGCAACCTCGCGGCTCAAAGGAGCTTCTTCTGTAACAATAGAATGAAGATATTCCAGCCACATGGATGGTTCAAGGTTTTTGAGAAGATAGCCCTGAGCTCCCCGCTTCAACGCTTCCAGAAGGTGGAGTACATCATCCGAGACAGTAATCATGACTATCTTCACATAAGGAAAGGCCAATTTGATCCGTTGTGTTGCTTCGAGACCGTTCATCACCGGCATCTGAATGTCCATAAGGATCAGATCGGGAAGCCACTGTTCTGTATAATCAATCGCCTGTTGACCGTCCGATACGACGCCAATTACTTCGAAGCCGGAATCCATGGATAAAATCTCACATATGGCTTCCCTCGCATGAGCGTGATCGTCTACAACAAGAACACGAGTATGGCTCATAACATCTCACCATCCTTTGAAAATTCGACAACAGTAAACTGCTGCTCCCTTCGGAATTGCATGGTAAAGTTCAGTTCATTCATCCGCTCTCTCATAATTTTCAGTCCATATCGATCCTTTCGTTCAAAGGGATTCATCTCAAATCCTTTTCCATTATCTCGAATCGTGATATTCCAGCACTTTTTGTCTCCGTTTCCCTGAATCCATGCTTGGGAAGCAGATGCGTGTTTTTGAATATTAAAAAGAGATTCCCGAATACAAGCGAGCATTTCTACCTTCTCTTTGTCAGTAAATGTATCATCCGGGATGGCCCAATCCAATTCAATTCGGACAGGGATATCTTTGGCAATTCTTCGAATTTGACCAAGCAGTGTGCCCGATTCGTTCATAGCCAAGGCTTGAGCTTGATCAACGTAAGGATCATAACGCAAATCTGCAATGGCCTGACGCACATAACGATTGACTTCATGAACCGTTTTTTTGATCGAATACAAATCGTCCAGCTGTTGATCCTGTTTGGCTTGCTCCTCCAGACGTCCAACTTTCACCGATAATAAAAAAAGAGATTGGGCGATTCCATCATGAAGTTCCTTGGCCATCTTTTCGCGAGATTCAAATGCGGCTTTGGCTTCACGCTCTTGCTCCAGTTCTTTTTGAATACGTTCCAACATGAGAAACAGCCTTGTTAACAACGTTATACTCACAACATATACAATGACAGGCGTAAGCCAGTTGCCCAAATCCATCGATATATAGGGGAGTAGAAACTGATGCCTTACATATTCCCAGAGTCCAACAGTTAAGGTAGGAATGAGCAAGATCATCCATTTGATTTGTTTGTAAGACATATGCTCCTCCTACACATTAAGATAAGATTCAGTGTGGCAAACGAAGAATATAACCGAACCCCCACAGGGTTTGAATCAGATCTTCCCGATTCGGCATATGCTCGGATAATTTGTCACGCAGTCGTTTCACATGGGTATCTACAGTTCGATAATCCAGATCTTCATCATGCTCTACTTTCCAAACAATTCTCAGCAACTCCTGCCTGGAGAAGGCTATTTCCGTGTGTGTCGCCAGATGATAAAGCAAATCAAATTCTTTGGGAGTCATATGAATTTCCAAATCTTCTATTGTGACCTTTCGTGACGCTGGATTGATTAAAATGGAGGCAATCAGTACCTCGCTCGCTGAATGATCTTTTGGCGGAGGATCAACCAATCCGTTATAACGAGCCATTATGGTTTTGATACGGAGAACAACTTCCCTCGGACTAAATGGTTTCATGACAAAGTCATCGGCCCCGGCTTTGAAAGCTTCAAGCCGGTTCCCTTCTTCTGACTTGGCTGTCAGAAACATGACGGGTATGCTTAAGTTTGTTCGAAGATACTGGCATATTTCAATCCCCTTGATATCAGGGAGAATCCAATCAAGAATGATCAAGGCATAAGAACCGTGATGAAGCTGCCCAAGCGCTTCCCAACCCAGCGAAGCCTCTTCTACGATAAATTGTTCTTTCTCTAAGTACTTTCGAAGAAGTCTTCGGACCCGTTTATCATCATCTACAATCAATATTCTATTTTGCTGCAGGGTCCCGTTCATGGCTTACCTCCAATCTTTGCGATATGTAATCAGCATAACCTTCAACGTACTCAAAAGGCATGACTCCATAGAGCCATGCCTCTAATAATCTATCTCTGAATTGTAGACAATCTATGAACGATTATGTTCAGGCTTATCTCAATGTCCTTTCCCCATTTCTCCATGCACCAAATAGCTTGACTTCGAATATGGATATCTACTAAGCCCCCGTTTTTTTCAACCCAGTCATAGAGCCCATTCATCAGGTTTTTTCACAAAATCGATACGGATTAGCATTTGACAAAGCTATATATTGATATAAAATTAAAAATGTAATCTATATATAGTGTTTCTTTTTGATCACCTTTCATTTGTCAAGGAGGATATGATAGTGCTAATTGTGTATGATTCTATAACCGGAAATGTTAAGAGGTTTATTTCCAAGCTTCAACTGCCGGCAGTTCAGATTCAAAATCAAATGACGATTGATGAACCATACGTACTTGTGACATATACAACAGGTTTTGGACAGATACCTGATAAGGTGTCTTCTTTTTTGCAAAAAAACTCTCAATACCTGATTGGCGTGGCCGCCAGCGGTAACCGTAACTGGGGTGAGCGTTTTGCCAAAAGTGCTGATTTGATATCTGCATCGTATAACGTCCCGGTGATTAGTAAATTTGAATTATCGGGTTCCAAACGAGATGTGGAGTATTTTGAACAGGAGGTGAACCGCATTGCGTCATATTGAATTGAATAACATGCTGCTAAAGCGCGACTCTGATGGCTTCTTCCAGTTACATAAGGATAAAGAGGCTGTAGAGGAGTTTATGAAAGAAATCAAAAATAAAAGTATGGCGTTCGCCAACATTGATGATCAAGTCCAATTCATGATTGATCATGATTATTACGAGGATTTCTATGCTTCCTATACAGCTGACCAAGTTAGAACCGTATTTGAAATTACACGTGGCTATCAATATCACTTTCCTTCCTATATGGCAGCGTCCAAGTTCTATACTGATTATGCATTGAGAACATATGACCGTACGACATATCTTGAGCAATATGCGGATCGGGTCGCAGCCGTAGCTCTTCACTTGGGTCAAGGAGACTTTGATACGGCTTGTTTGCTGTCTCGTTCGATGATGGAACAGCGTCTTCAACCCGCAACCCCGACATTTCTGAATGCGGGAAAAAGTCGGCGCGGTGAACTGGTTTCCTGCTTCCTGCTTGAAATGGACGATTCACTGAACTCCATAAACTATGTACTAAACACTTGCATGCAGTTATCCAAAATCGGTGGTGGAGTGGCTGTCAATCTGTCGAAGTTGCGTGCTCGTGGCGAAGTCATTAAAGGTGTCGAAGGGGCTGCTAAAGGAATTACACCGGTTCTCAAGCTGATGGAAGATGGCTTCTCCTACGCTGATCAGATGGGACAACGTAAGGGCTCTGGCGCAGCATACTATAATATTTTTGGTTGGGACGTTATGGAACTGCTGGATAGCAAAAAGATTAATGCGGACGAGAAAATCCGGCTGAAAACTCTCTCCATCGGACTTATTGTCCCTAATCGTTTCTATAAGCTGGCTCAAGATAATGAGCCCCTGTACCTCTTCGCACCTTATAGTGTCTATAAAACGTATGGAACACATTTGGATGATATGGATCTGGATGTCATGTATGATACGTTGCTGGCTGACGACCGTGTGAAGAAGAAAAAATCGCTCAGCGCTCGGGATATGCTGACCAAAATAGCGATGACTCAGCTTGAATCCGGCTATCCCTACATCATTAATAAAACCAATGCCAATCAAGCACATGCCTTGAAAAACGTAGGACAAGTCAAAATGTCCAACCTTTGCACAGAGATCTTTCAACTCCAGGAAACTTCTGAGATTACAGACTATGGTCAACCGGATATTATCCGTAAAGATATTAGCTGCAACTTGGCCTCCCTCAATATTGTTAATGTTATGGAGAGTGGCAAGATCAAGGAATCCGTTCATGAGGGCATGATCGCACTGACCGCCGTCAGCGACATGACACATGTTGCCAATGCTCCCGGTGTGGCCAAAGCCAATTCCGAAATGCATTCTGTGGGCTTGGGTGCCATGAATCTGCACGGTTACTTGGCCAAAAACAGGATTGCTTACGAGAGCCCGGAAGCCAAGGATTTTGTACGCACCTTCTTTATGACCATGAATTATCACTCCTTGGAGAAAAGTATGGAGTTTGCAGTACAGACGGGGCAGCGGTTCTATGGATTTGAGCAATCGGATTATGCAACTGGCGTATATTTTGATCGTTATGTAACCACAGATTACCGTCCTAACACATCGAAAGTACAAGAACTGTTTAACGGAATTGATGTTCCGTCGCCCGAGGATTGGAAGCTGCTTAAATCTAAAGTGATGGAAAATGGCCTCTATCATGCTTATCGGATGGCAATTGCTCCAACGGCCAGCATCTCTTATATCCAAAACGCAACATCCAGTGTAATGCCCATCGTGGAACAAATTGAGACACGGACCTATGCCAATTCAACCACGTATTATCCAATGCCCTATCTGCAAAAGGACAACGTCTTCTATTACAAATCGGCGTATCAAATGGATCAATTCAAGGTGATTGATTTGATTGCAGAGATTCAGCCGCATGTAGACCAAGGCATCTCCACCATTCTTCATGTAAACAGTGATGTATCCACGCGAGAGTTGGCACGATGCTACCTGTATGCTGCTCATAAAGGGTTGAAATCTCTGTATTATACAAGAACCAACAAGCTGACGATGGAAGAATGCATTGCTTGTTCAATATAAACATATCCCCTTTTGGGTATTACGATTGGAGTTTGATATACCATGCCGGCAATACAAGCTGTGAACTGGAATCGAGCAGATGATGATTTCACCCTGATGTTCTGGAATCAGAATATTATGCAATTTTGGACCGATGACGAAATTCCTTTATCCGATGATAAAATGACATGGAGCATGCTCAGTGATATAGAGAAAGACGCTTATATGAAAGTTTTGGGAGGTCTAACCCTTCTGGATACCATTCAGGGCGGTGTAGGTATGCCGCAGATTATGGAGCATGTCGATGGACTGCAGCGCAAGGCCGTCCTTAGTTTTATGGCGATGATGGAACAAATTCATGCGAAATCATACAGCAGTATTTTTACCACGTTGGCATCCACCGAAGAAATTGACAGTGTATTCAAATGGGTTGAAGAAAATCCATATCTGCAAACCAAAGCGACGATTATACGTCAGTATTACATGAATATTGAAACTTCAAAAGATCTTTATATGGCAATGGCTGCCTCTGTTCTTTTGGAAAGTTATTTGTTTTACAGCGGTTTCTTCTATCCACTCTATTTAGCTGGACAAGGTAAACTCACCTGCAGTGGTGAGATCATTGATCTGATTCTGCGGGATGAAAGTATACATGGTGTATATGTGGGTGTGTTAGCCCAGGAAATATACGCAAGCTTTGATGAAACGCAGCGGAACGATGTGTATCAAGGTTTGGTTGATCTAGTACAGCTTCTTCATCAAAATGAGTTGCAATATACGCAGGAATTATATACGCCTATTCATTTGACTGAAGAAGTGGAAACCTTCCTTCGTTATAACGCTAACAAAGCGATGATGAACCTCGGGTTTGAGCCATTATTTGAAGACGAGGAGGTTAATCCGATTGTGTTAAACGGGATCAGTACACATACGAAGCAGCATGACTTTTTCTCCAAGAAAGGCAATGGCTATATTCGCACATTGAATGTGGAACCCCTGACGGATGAGGATTTCAAGTTTGAATAAATCGTAAAGAATCAGAATAAGGCTAAGTTGTAGCCTATGAATATAACTAAAGAAGGCTGCTCCTCCCAGAGGAATAGCCTTCTTTAGTTACTTTTCGAGCAATGAAATTAGTCTTTGCAGCAGAACAGGCTCTTCCTTGCGGAATTGCTCCAACCAAAGTCTTACCTTCGCAAACACACCCTTGTCTTCACGAATTTCATGACGAATATATTGATCTCTTAGCTTCATTGCCCTGGTTGTAATATCCTGATAACCTTTCACAAGTTCTTCGTCGTAAGGGATTATCCCTTCATCTATCAAGTAGGCAATCCGTTCACTCATCATTTTTTTGTGCTCCCAGAGTACATGAAGATGCCTCACATCGTTACGGTCACCCAGCCGGGGATCATTGCTCTCTACGGCATCATAGTACATTTGCAAATAGTCATAGACGTTAATGCCAAAAGCCTGTTCTTCGTCAGGATTGTAATTGATGCGATTCAGATGGGTCTCTCCGTTCAGATAGTCGTGCAGCTGGTCGAGCGCTACAATTCGATCAAAAGGATACGGGGAATGCGGTTCGTATTTGTAAAAATACGTATGATGATCCGCGGTGAGTCCCTCTCTTAACAGATGTCTCATGGAATGGACAGCATCCAGGAAGTCTGTGAACGAAATCTGTACATTGCGGTAAACGCCTGTATGGTCGAACATGGAAGCATCAAAAACACGTTTATCCCAATCGAAACCGTATAGAAAAAGATGATGAGGAAAAGGTTCTTGCTGATAAGCCGCCGCTGGCGGCAGCTGAGCTTCATCCAAAAACACAACGCAATAATAACCGCTGCGAATCTGATCTGCGAAAAATTGAGGCCAGGCGTCCAGCGCCAAGTGCTCCAGAATCGTATAATTCACAGAGCATGTGAGTAGAAATGGATTATTGAAATTCAGTTCGTTGGGTTTGCCCCGGAAAAAATCGATATAAAACTGTCTGCCATCCTCCAGAAAGGTTTTCTTGCAGGACAACTGAATGAAATTGCTGTAATACCAAGGAATCGTTTCCTCATGCGCACTGGTAATTGAAAGTGTGTAAGCCCAGCGCAAAAATCCTTTAAGCGGCGGATTTAACACGGGCAGTTGAACAGCATTCATTCTTTTTCCCCCTTAACTGCTTGCACTGCTATATCCCTTCACAGCCTGTTTCCAGAGAAATCGTATCATTGTGAAAAGTATGAGCGAACCAACCA includes:
- the nrdF gene encoding class 1b ribonucleoside-diphosphate reductase subunit beta yields the protein MPAIQAVNWNRADDDFTLMFWNQNIMQFWTDDEIPLSDDKMTWSMLSDIEKDAYMKVLGGLTLLDTIQGGVGMPQIMEHVDGLQRKAVLSFMAMMEQIHAKSYSSIFTTLASTEEIDSVFKWVEENPYLQTKATIIRQYYMNIETSKDLYMAMAASVLLESYLFYSGFFYPLYLAGQGKLTCSGEIIDLILRDESIHGVYVGVLAQEIYASFDETQRNDVYQGLVDLVQLLHQNELQYTQELYTPIHLTEEVETFLRYNANKAMMNLGFEPLFEDEEVNPIVLNGISTHTKQHDFFSKKGNGYIRTLNVEPLTDEDFKFE
- the nrdE gene encoding class 1b ribonucleoside-diphosphate reductase subunit alpha, which gives rise to MRHIELNNMLLKRDSDGFFQLHKDKEAVEEFMKEIKNKSMAFANIDDQVQFMIDHDYYEDFYASYTADQVRTVFEITRGYQYHFPSYMAASKFYTDYALRTYDRTTYLEQYADRVAAVALHLGQGDFDTACLLSRSMMEQRLQPATPTFLNAGKSRRGELVSCFLLEMDDSLNSINYVLNTCMQLSKIGGGVAVNLSKLRARGEVIKGVEGAAKGITPVLKLMEDGFSYADQMGQRKGSGAAYYNIFGWDVMELLDSKKINADEKIRLKTLSIGLIVPNRFYKLAQDNEPLYLFAPYSVYKTYGTHLDDMDLDVMYDTLLADDRVKKKKSLSARDMLTKIAMTQLESGYPYIINKTNANQAHALKNVGQVKMSNLCTEIFQLQETSEITDYGQPDIIRKDISCNLASLNIVNVMESGKIKESVHEGMIALTAVSDMTHVANAPGVAKANSEMHSVGLGAMNLHGYLAKNRIAYESPEAKDFVRTFFMTMNYHSLEKSMEFAVQTGQRFYGFEQSDYATGVYFDRYVTTDYRPNTSKVQELFNGIDVPSPEDWKLLKSKVMENGLYHAYRMAIAPTASISYIQNATSSVMPIVEQIETRTYANSTTYYPMPYLQKDNVFYYKSAYQMDQFKVIDLIAEIQPHVDQGISTILHVNSDVSTRELARCYLYAAHKGLKSLYYTRTNKLTMEECIACSI